Proteins from a genomic interval of Paenibacillus sp. FSL H8-0048:
- a CDS encoding APC family permease, which translates to MVSKVKRLLIGRPMKSNELDHEKLSKVKALAVLSSDALSSVAYGTEQILIVLVAAGFTAIWYSLPIALAVLGLLAILILSYRQTIFAYPQGGGAYIVAKSNLGVHTGLLAGGSLLVDYILTVAVSASAGTDAITSAFPSLHNHSVLIAVSVIVLLTIVNLRGVTESASFIAIPVYLFVVSIFVLIIAGIFKYLTGGAHAQIPEIGSAVSNVSMFLLLKAFSSGCSALTGVEAVSNAIPNFKAPAEKNAAKTLMLMGLILGVMFTGITLLAYWYGIMPDEKATVVSQITESTFGRGGLYFFIQGITAVILFLAANTAYSAFPLLAFMFAKDKYLPHAFMVRGDRLGFSNGIIFLGVMSAVLVAAFHGNTEGLIPLYAVGVFIPFTLSQLGMMVQWYRTKPQGWQSKFAVNTVGMLTTLTITMIFIITKFSSVWMAFIFLPVVIIVFHRIHRHYMNIADQLRICPATDKPCIKGSTVVVPVAGVTRAVLHSISYAKSLTDNVVAVYVGFDEEEIHKMEQKWEEWNPGVRLIVLRSRYRSIIRPLVKFIDTVEWKTSSTDHITVLIPQFVTKHWWQAVLHNQTSLFIRSYLMNQKDIVIATVPFHLHK; encoded by the coding sequence ATGGTAAGCAAGGTAAAACGACTATTGATCGGGCGTCCGATGAAGTCGAACGAACTCGATCATGAAAAGTTATCCAAGGTGAAAGCACTGGCTGTCCTGTCTTCTGATGCGCTCTCGTCTGTAGCCTACGGAACAGAACAAATTCTAATCGTACTGGTGGCCGCCGGGTTCACCGCCATCTGGTACTCCTTGCCAATCGCATTAGCCGTATTGGGCCTGCTGGCTATTCTGATTTTGTCCTACCGGCAGACGATCTTCGCTTATCCCCAGGGCGGGGGCGCGTACATTGTCGCCAAAAGCAATCTTGGGGTGCATACCGGCTTACTGGCCGGCGGCTCGCTGCTGGTGGATTACATTCTGACGGTGGCCGTAAGCGCCTCGGCGGGGACGGATGCGATCACTTCAGCTTTTCCAAGTCTGCATAATCATAGTGTCCTCATAGCGGTATCTGTTATCGTACTCTTAACGATTGTTAATCTGCGCGGGGTGACCGAATCGGCTTCGTTCATCGCTATCCCGGTCTATCTGTTCGTCGTCTCCATCTTCGTGCTGATTATCGCAGGGATCTTCAAATATCTAACTGGCGGCGCTCATGCGCAAATTCCTGAGATTGGCTCGGCGGTGTCGAACGTGAGTATGTTCCTGCTGCTGAAGGCATTCAGCTCCGGCTGTTCGGCTCTGACCGGGGTTGAGGCTGTCTCCAATGCTATTCCTAACTTCAAAGCGCCGGCGGAGAAAAATGCAGCCAAAACGCTGATGCTCATGGGCCTCATTCTCGGGGTGATGTTCACAGGCATTACGCTGCTCGCTTACTGGTACGGCATTATGCCCGATGAGAAGGCCACCGTGGTCTCACAGATTACCGAGTCTACCTTCGGCCGCGGCGGACTGTACTTCTTCATTCAGGGGATTACGGCGGTTATCCTGTTCCTGGCAGCCAACACGGCGTACTCAGCCTTCCCGCTGCTGGCGTTCATGTTCGCCAAAGACAAATATCTGCCCCATGCCTTCATGGTGCGCGGCGACCGGCTGGGCTTCTCCAACGGTATTATTTTCCTCGGCGTGATGTCGGCAGTGCTGGTAGCGGCATTTCACGGGAATACGGAAGGACTCATTCCATTATATGCAGTAGGGGTATTCATTCCGTTCACGCTGTCGCAGCTTGGCATGATGGTCCAGTGGTACCGGACGAAGCCGCAAGGCTGGCAGAGCAAGTTCGCTGTGAATACGGTCGGGATGCTAACTACATTAACGATCACCATGATCTTCATCATCACCAAATTCTCCAGCGTGTGGATGGCCTTCATCTTCCTGCCGGTCGTCATTATTGTGTTCCACCGGATTCACCGCCATTATATGAATATTGCCGATCAGCTGCGGATCTGTCCGGCTACAGATAAGCCTTGTATCAAAGGAAGCACCGTAGTCGTTCCTGTCGCCGGTGTGACCCGCGCTGTACTGCATTCGATCAGCTATGCGAAGTCATTGACTGATAATGTCGTCGCTGTATATGTAGGCTTCGATGAAGAAGAGATTCACAAGATGGAGCAGAAGTGGGAGGAGTGGAACCCTGGGGTACGTCTGATCGTCCTGCGCTCCCGCTACCGCAGCATTATCCGCCCGCTGGTGAAGTTCATCGATACAGTAGAGTGGAAGACCTCTTCAACGGATCATATTACCGTCCTGATTCCGCAATTCGTGACCAAGCATTGGTGGCAGGCGGTGCTGCATAATCAGACCAGCTTGTTCATCCGCTCTTATCTAATGAATCAGAAGGACATTGTCATCGCCACGGTTCCTTTCCATTTGCATAAATAA
- a CDS encoding ABC transporter ATP-binding protein has product MSERLNTEQLSIGYAETMIVKGLNLSLPTGKITALVGANGSGKSTILKTMARLMKPKSGSVMLDGKSIHNLSTKEVARQLAILPQNPTAPDGLTVSELVGYGRYPHQKGFGSLTPEDRSIIADAIALTGMNEFRDRPIDRLSGGQRQRAWIAMALAQQTDILFLDEPTTFLDMAHQLEVLQLLQKLNEQEGRTIIMVVHDLNHASRYAQHMVAIKSGNVISEGAPNEVMTPAVLREVFGIEADIVPDPRTGVPLCLPYELAAYKAVGL; this is encoded by the coding sequence ATGTCGGAACGTTTAAATACAGAGCAATTGAGCATCGGATATGCGGAGACTATGATTGTGAAGGGGTTGAATCTGTCGCTTCCGACAGGGAAGATTACGGCGCTTGTCGGGGCAAACGGCTCGGGGAAATCCACGATTCTGAAGACGATGGCCCGGCTCATGAAGCCGAAGAGCGGGAGTGTAATGCTGGACGGGAAGTCCATTCACAATCTGTCCACCAAAGAAGTGGCCCGCCAGCTGGCGATTCTGCCGCAGAATCCTACCGCCCCTGACGGCTTAACGGTATCTGAGCTGGTAGGCTATGGACGGTATCCGCATCAGAAGGGCTTCGGCAGCCTCACGCCTGAAGACCGCAGCATTATTGCCGATGCGATTGCGCTGACCGGCATGAATGAATTCCGTGACCGGCCGATTGACCGTCTCTCCGGCGGACAACGGCAGCGGGCCTGGATCGCCATGGCGCTGGCACAGCAGACAGATATTCTATTCCTCGATGAGCCGACGACCTTCCTGGATATGGCCCATCAGCTGGAGGTGCTTCAGCTGCTGCAGAAGCTCAATGAGCAGGAAGGCCGGACGATCATTATGGTTGTCCATGATTTGAACCATGCCTCCCGATATGCGCAGCATATGGTTGCGATCAAATCCGGCAATGTAATCAGCGAGGGCGCTCCGAACGAGGTAATGACACCGGCGGTGCTGCGTGAGGTATTCGGCATTGAGGCGGATATTGTGCCTGATCCGCGTACAGGTGTGCCGCTGTGTCTGCCTTATGAGCTGGCTGCATACAAAGCAGTCGGGCTGTAG
- a CDS encoding (2Fe-2S)-binding protein, with amino-acid sequence MNEFLRQEYSSKFDLHSEVPEGAVYSFSAAELAEEAGMRTFMEAYRPLMKALDDKAAGAYFGGYLSMIALAVQYSVTGFLYVPDFSLRNLQLHLVPADGYCRVAFSLREWGMVQAPVDEPGRKAWRSEVLASFYQSTAGPLIRKASQVSGLSLGEIWGQLPTKFNYYAEAFAAELTDPLLLHRLEEDYTYLKDELPAAVFGMPRNPFQVKVRRIESLTDPEQTVQMRNRCCMYYRTEGGRLCYTCPRMKEEERSARREEFRSGYAAAGK; translated from the coding sequence ATGAATGAATTCCTGAGGCAAGAATACAGCTCCAAGTTTGATCTCCATTCTGAGGTGCCGGAGGGAGCGGTGTATTCCTTCTCAGCTGCTGAACTGGCAGAAGAGGCGGGAATGAGGACCTTCATGGAGGCTTACCGGCCGCTGATGAAGGCGCTTGACGATAAAGCGGCCGGCGCGTATTTCGGCGGTTATCTGAGCATGATTGCGCTCGCTGTCCAGTATTCAGTGACCGGCTTCTTGTACGTACCGGATTTCAGTCTACGGAATCTTCAGCTGCATCTGGTTCCGGCCGACGGCTACTGCCGTGTTGCCTTCTCGCTTCGTGAATGGGGGATGGTACAAGCTCCGGTAGATGAGCCGGGCCGAAAGGCTTGGCGTAGTGAGGTGCTCGCCAGCTTCTACCAGAGCACAGCCGGGCCGCTGATCCGTAAGGCTTCACAGGTGAGCGGTCTTTCGCTTGGGGAGATCTGGGGACAGCTGCCGACCAAATTCAATTATTATGCGGAAGCCTTTGCCGCTGAGCTTACAGATCCGCTCCTGCTACACCGGCTGGAGGAGGATTACACCTATCTGAAGGATGAGCTGCCCGCTGCCGTATTCGGGATGCCGCGGAATCCGTTCCAGGTGAAGGTGCGGAGAATCGAATCGCTCACGGACCCGGAGCAGACGGTTCAAATGCGTAACCGCTGCTGCATGTATTACCGGACTGAGGGCGGGAGGCTGTGTTATACCTGTCCCCGGATGAAAGAGGAGGAGCGGTCCGCGCGGCGGGAGGAATTCCGTTCCGGGTACGCTGCAGCAGGCAAATAG
- the murB gene encoding UDP-N-acetylmuramate dehydrogenase — protein MNIDNIYEDLQPLVTAGSLKRRESLKNLVYTRMGGEADILAAPVTYEEIQSIYAYAHDHQIPLTILGNGSNVIIRDGGIRGIVLQTSDLSGMGIREGLLYAQCGAKIIDVSRYALEQKLTGLEFACGIPGTVGGALYMNAGAYGGEVKDVLHSALVIDQNGQLLTLHGDQLEWGYRSSIFASGQYIVLEARFKLLPGDPAAIKASMDELTYLRESKQPLEYPSCGSVFKRPPGRFAGQLIQESGLQGTRIGGAEVSRKHAGFIINADNASASDYIGLIQHVRSAVKHKFDVELETEVEIIGEEL, from the coding sequence ATGAATATTGACAACATATATGAGGATTTGCAGCCGCTGGTTACCGCAGGCTCACTGAAACGACGGGAGAGCCTTAAGAATCTGGTCTATACCCGCATGGGCGGCGAAGCAGATATCCTGGCTGCCCCAGTTACATATGAAGAGATCCAGAGCATCTACGCCTATGCCCATGATCATCAGATCCCGCTTACGATTCTCGGCAATGGCTCCAATGTGATTATCCGGGACGGAGGCATCCGCGGCATCGTGCTCCAGACCTCGGATTTGTCCGGTATGGGCATCCGCGAGGGGCTGCTCTACGCGCAGTGCGGGGCGAAGATTATCGATGTCTCACGCTATGCGCTGGAGCAGAAGCTGACCGGTCTGGAATTCGCCTGCGGCATCCCCGGCACGGTAGGCGGGGCGCTGTATATGAATGCGGGAGCCTACGGCGGGGAAGTGAAGGATGTGCTGCACAGTGCGCTCGTGATCGATCAGAACGGCCAGCTGCTCACCCTGCACGGCGATCAGCTGGAATGGGGATACCGCAGCAGCATCTTCGCCAGCGGACAGTACATTGTACTGGAGGCCAGATTCAAGCTTCTTCCAGGCGATCCTGCTGCAATTAAGGCGTCCATGGATGAGTTAACCTATCTGCGGGAATCGAAGCAGCCGCTTGAATATCCGTCCTGCGGCAGTGTATTCAAGCGGCCGCCGGGCCGGTTCGCGGGGCAGCTGATTCAGGAGAGCGGACTCCAGGGTACGCGCATCGGCGGCGCTGAGGTGTCGCGCAAGCATGCGGGCTTCATTATCAACGCCGACAATGCAAGCGCCAGTGATTATATCGGATTGATCCAGCATGTACGCTCAGCCGTGAAGCACAAGTTCGATGTGGAGCTGGAGACGGAAGTGGAGATTATCGGGGAAGAATTATAG
- a CDS encoding ZIP family metal transporter, with product MGNALLWGAVSGSAVLIGALVAVFLRIRSKLIGFIMAFGTGVLIGAAAYELIEDSASDGGLPPTIIGFTAGALVFTVFDWLISRKGGAGRKRSARASSGKSDAKGGGLAIFAGTVLDAIPESIMIGASLIAGQGVSVLLVIAIFISNIPEGLSSTAGLKKDGYGKGKIMLLWLGVLAISTLASGAGYAFMDHASSYTEAVIASFAGGGIIAMVSSSMMPEAYEEGGPLTGFIAAMGLLCSLILDQL from the coding sequence ATGGGAAACGCATTATTATGGGGCGCAGTCTCCGGCTCGGCAGTCTTGATTGGCGCGCTCGTGGCCGTATTCCTGCGGATTCGAAGCAAGCTGATCGGCTTCATTATGGCATTCGGGACCGGGGTGCTGATCGGCGCGGCGGCGTATGAATTGATAGAGGATTCTGCCAGTGACGGCGGGCTGCCCCCGACGATCATCGGGTTCACCGCCGGAGCATTGGTGTTCACGGTGTTCGACTGGCTGATCTCACGCAAGGGCGGAGCCGGACGCAAGCGCTCAGCCAGAGCCTCTTCCGGGAAGAGCGACGCCAAGGGCGGAGGGCTGGCAATTTTCGCAGGAACGGTACTGGATGCGATTCCTGAATCGATCATGATCGGCGCAAGTCTCATTGCGGGTCAGGGCGTTAGCGTACTGCTGGTCATTGCCATCTTCATCAGCAATATTCCCGAAGGCTTGTCCAGCACGGCTGGACTGAAGAAGGACGGCTATGGCAAAGGCAAGATTATGCTGCTGTGGCTCGGCGTACTCGCTATCTCCACACTGGCCTCAGGGGCGGGGTATGCGTTCATGGATCACGCAAGCAGTTATACTGAAGCGGTGATTGCCTCTTTTGCCGGAGGAGGAATTATTGCTATGGTGTCCTCCAGCATGATGCCTGAAGCCTACGAAGAAGGGGGGCCGCTCACGGGGTTCATCGCTGCGATGGGACTGCTCTGCTCGCTGATTCTGGATCAGCTGTGA
- the queF gene encoding preQ(1) synthase has protein sequence MSEGRTQEEMQEVTLLGNQGTQYKFGYDPGILEAFDNKHPGRDYFVKFNCPEFTSLCPVTGQPDFGVMYISYIPDIRMVESKSLKLYLFSFRNHGDFHEDCVNIIMNDLISLMEPRYIEVWGKFTPRGGISIDPYCNWGRPGTKYEAMAEHRLMNHDLYPEKVDNR, from the coding sequence ATGTCAGAAGGTAGAACGCAAGAGGAAATGCAGGAGGTTACCCTGCTGGGCAACCAAGGCACACAGTACAAGTTCGGCTATGATCCGGGGATTCTGGAGGCGTTCGATAACAAGCATCCCGGACGTGATTATTTTGTCAAATTCAACTGTCCCGAGTTCACCAGCCTGTGTCCCGTAACCGGTCAGCCGGATTTCGGAGTGATGTATATCTCGTACATTCCTGATATCCGAATGGTGGAATCGAAGTCACTGAAGCTCTATTTGTTCAGCTTCCGCAATCATGGCGATTTCCATGAGGACTGTGTCAACATTATTATGAATGATCTGATCTCGCTGATGGAGCCGCGTTATATCGAAGTGTGGGGCAAATTCACACCGCGCGGCGGCATTTCCATCGATCCTTACTGCAACTGGGGGCGTCCGGGAACCAAATATGAGGCGATGGCCGAACACCGGCTGATGAATCATGATCTGTATCCCGAGAAAGTGGACAACCGTTAA
- the queC gene encoding 7-cyano-7-deazaguanine synthase QueC encodes MVNRKALVVFSGGQDSTTCLAWALQEFQEVQVVTFNYNQRHAAEIEVAKAIAARFGVKQHILDLGLLNQLAPNALTRDDIDITAGEGEELPSTFVDGRNLLFLSFAAILAKQLGYSNIITGVCQTDFSGYPDCRDVFVKSLNVTLNLSMDVEFVIHTPLMWLDKKQTWKLADELGQFDYVREQTLTCYNGIIGSGCGTCPACLLRQRGLEQYEAERQEAGL; translated from the coding sequence ATGGTAAATAGAAAAGCATTAGTCGTCTTCAGCGGCGGCCAAGACAGCACGACCTGCCTGGCGTGGGCATTGCAGGAATTCCAGGAGGTTCAGGTGGTCACGTTCAATTATAATCAGCGCCATGCGGCCGAGATTGAAGTCGCGAAGGCAATTGCCGCGAGGTTCGGCGTGAAGCAGCATATTCTGGACCTGGGGCTGCTGAACCAGCTTGCCCCGAACGCCTTGACCCGGGATGATATTGACATTACCGCAGGTGAGGGAGAGGAGCTGCCCAGTACGTTCGTGGATGGACGTAATCTGCTGTTCCTGTCCTTCGCGGCCATTCTGGCCAAGCAGCTCGGCTACTCCAACATTATCACCGGGGTCTGCCAGACGGACTTCAGCGGATACCCGGACTGCCGCGATGTGTTCGTGAAGTCGCTGAATGTCACGCTTAATCTGTCGATGGATGTGGAGTTCGTCATTCATACCCCGCTGATGTGGCTGGACAAAAAGCAAACCTGGAAGCTGGCAGACGAGCTGGGCCAGTTCGATTATGTCCGGGAGCAGACCTTGACCTGCTATAACGGAATCATTGGCAGCGGCTGCGGCACCTGTCCGGCTTGTCTCCTGCGTCAGCGCGGTCTGGAGCAATATGAGGCAGAGCGTCAGGAGGCGGGACTATAA
- a CDS encoding 6-pyruvoyl trahydropterin synthase family protein → MRGEVAVCKIFTFDAAHQLIGHKGKCSNLHGHTYKLEVVLKGVPSVEEGQSDEGFVIDFSDIKAAVKEAVIERLDHAFLAMGNEPVLETLIATGSKVALLSFRTTAENLSSYIAYELKQAALPVYSVKLWETPTSWAEVLAADIPEEGPAYRLYGGCDYE, encoded by the coding sequence ATGCGGGGCGAAGTAGCCGTCTGCAAAATTTTCACCTTCGATGCTGCACATCAGCTTATCGGACACAAAGGGAAATGCAGCAATCTGCATGGGCATACCTACAAGCTGGAGGTAGTGCTGAAGGGTGTGCCGTCTGTTGAGGAAGGGCAGTCGGATGAAGGTTTCGTCATCGATTTCAGCGATATTAAGGCGGCTGTAAAGGAGGCGGTGATTGAACGGCTGGATCATGCTTTTCTGGCGATGGGCAATGAGCCTGTGCTGGAGACACTAATCGCAACAGGCTCCAAGGTCGCTCTGCTCTCCTTCCGCACCACAGCAGAGAATCTGTCTTCCTACATTGCCTATGAGTTGAAGCAAGCGGCGCTGCCGGTGTACTCAGTCAAGCTATGGGAGACTCCTACCTCCTGGGCTGAAGTGCTGGCAGCAGATATTCCCGAGGAGGGACCGGCTTACCGTCTGTATGGTGGCTGTGATTATGAGTAG
- the queE gene encoding 7-carboxy-7-deazaguanine synthase QueE: MSRIPVIEMFGPTIQGEGAVIGVKTMFVRTYGCDYRCGWCDSAFTWDGSAKDKVTMLTPQEILSGLQELAGENFGCVTISGGNPALIGEAMGEFISLLHERGIQAAIETQGSRWQDWFHEVDVLTISPKPPSSGMHTDWDKLDEIMRRVADNGKSAHSLKVVVFNQEDYEYARKVHFRYPEVPLFLQPGNDNVTEEGDISGRLLGRLEWLFGQVIADTQMNRARVLPQLHALIWHNKRGK; this comes from the coding sequence ATGAGTAGAATTCCCGTGATTGAAATGTTCGGTCCGACGATTCAGGGGGAAGGGGCAGTTATCGGCGTCAAAACGATGTTCGTCCGCACCTACGGCTGCGACTACCGCTGCGGCTGGTGCGATTCCGCCTTCACCTGGGACGGTTCGGCCAAGGATAAAGTGACGATGCTTACACCACAGGAGATTCTCTCCGGGCTGCAGGAGCTGGCCGGGGAGAATTTCGGCTGTGTCACCATCTCCGGCGGGAACCCGGCGCTGATCGGAGAGGCCATGGGAGAATTCATCTCCCTGCTCCACGAACGCGGCATTCAGGCGGCGATTGAGACGCAGGGCAGCCGCTGGCAGGATTGGTTCCATGAGGTGGATGTGCTGACGATCAGCCCGAAGCCGCCCAGCTCCGGGATGCACACGGACTGGGATAAGCTGGATGAGATTATGCGTAGAGTCGCTGATAACGGCAAGTCAGCACATAGCCTGAAGGTGGTTGTATTTAACCAGGAGGATTATGAATATGCCCGTAAGGTACATTTCAGGTACCCTGAGGTCCCGCTGTTCCTGCAGCCGGGCAACGATAACGTCACCGAGGAAGGCGACATTTCAGGCCGTCTGCTGGGGCGGCTGGAATGGCTGTTCGGGCAGGTCATTGCCGATACGCAGATGAACCGTGCACGCGTGCTGCCGCAGCTGCACGCCCTGATCTGGCATAATAAGCGGGGAAAGTAA
- a CDS encoding VanW family protein, with product MTMQAMKPIRRSKLRLFAGKRYFTWKRYWKWITASGRLASEQRSEALPYEAASHATPLLRKLRAVDMQLQHNKIVNLRLAVAKLDGLVIQPGESFSYWRRIGKPTRRKGYLDGMVLHYGGFRSGTGGGLCQLSNLIYWMTLHTPLTVTERHRHSYDVFPDEQRTQPFGSGATCAYNYLDLQLRNDTEHAYQLKLHLDETNLHGEWRCAGQQLYHYEVYEDRHRISLEPWGGYIRRNAIRRRVLTHSGELAGDEAVAENHALMMYSPLLHG from the coding sequence ATGACGATGCAGGCTATGAAGCCCATCCGGCGTTCCAAACTGCGGTTGTTTGCAGGCAAGCGGTATTTTACCTGGAAAAGGTACTGGAAATGGATCACGGCCAGCGGACGTCTGGCTTCTGAACAGCGCAGTGAAGCTCTGCCTTATGAGGCGGCCAGCCATGCTACGCCGCTGCTGCGCAAATTGCGGGCTGTGGATATGCAGCTTCAGCACAACAAAATCGTGAACCTGAGGCTCGCGGTGGCGAAGCTGGACGGGCTTGTCATTCAACCGGGCGAGAGCTTCTCCTATTGGCGCAGAATTGGCAAGCCGACACGAAGAAAAGGTTACCTCGACGGAATGGTGCTCCATTATGGCGGATTCCGGTCCGGAACAGGGGGCGGGCTATGCCAATTGTCCAATCTGATCTACTGGATGACGCTGCATACGCCGCTGACGGTTACCGAACGGCACCGGCACAGCTATGATGTCTTTCCGGATGAGCAGCGGACCCAGCCCTTCGGCAGCGGGGCTACCTGTGCCTATAATTATCTGGATCTCCAGCTGCGCAATGATACAGAGCATGCCTATCAGCTTAAGCTGCACCTGGATGAGACTAATCTGCACGGAGAATGGCGCTGTGCAGGACAGCAGCTCTACCATTATGAAGTGTATGAAGATAGGCACCGCATCAGTCTGGAGCCGTGGGGCGGGTATATCCGGCGCAACGCGATCCGGCGCAGAGTGCTGACGCATAGCGGAGAGCTGGCCGGTGACGAAGCGGTGGCCGAGAACCACGCGCTGATGATGTATTCTCCGCTGCTGCACGGATAA
- a CDS encoding zinc-dependent alcohol dehydrogenase, which produces MKAVTYQGKKKVEVKEVANARLEKKDDILVRITSTAICGSDLHIYNGEIPGMHDDYIIGHEPMGFVEETGPEVTRVKKGDRVIVPFNVACGQCFFCQHEMESQCDHANDAKDTGGYLGYSDSYGGFAGGQAELLRVPYGNFGPFVVPQDAEMEDEKLLFLSDIVPTAWWGVENAGVKPGDTVIVLGCGPVGLLTQKFAWMKGASRVIAVDYVDYRLQHARLTNHVETVNFEQTKDVELNLKEITRGGADVVIDCVGLDAKKTVVEKVETALMLQGGSLGAFRIASEVVRKFGTIQLIGVYGLNYNMFPLGHLFERNITLKMGQAPVIHYMPELYKMIKENKFDPTDIITHRLPISRAEHGYKVFQDKEEDCIKVVLKP; this is translated from the coding sequence ATGAAGGCAGTAACCTATCAAGGCAAGAAGAAGGTAGAGGTCAAGGAGGTCGCCAATGCGCGGCTGGAGAAGAAGGATGATATCCTCGTCCGTATCACCTCAACTGCTATTTGCGGCTCGGATCTGCATATCTATAACGGAGAAATCCCGGGAATGCATGATGATTACATTATCGGACATGAGCCGATGGGGTTTGTGGAAGAGACGGGTCCTGAGGTGACACGGGTCAAGAAGGGCGACCGGGTCATTGTCCCGTTCAATGTAGCCTGCGGGCAATGCTTCTTCTGTCAGCATGAGATGGAGAGCCAATGTGATCATGCCAATGATGCCAAGGATACCGGCGGCTACCTGGGCTACTCGGATTCTTACGGCGGATTTGCCGGAGGGCAGGCGGAACTGCTGCGTGTGCCTTACGGCAACTTCGGGCCGTTTGTCGTCCCGCAGGATGCGGAGATGGAAGACGAGAAGCTGCTGTTCCTCTCGGATATTGTCCCGACCGCCTGGTGGGGCGTCGAGAATGCCGGAGTGAAGCCCGGTGATACCGTCATTGTACTTGGCTGTGGCCCGGTAGGCCTGCTGACACAGAAGTTCGCCTGGATGAAAGGCGCATCCCGTGTCATTGCGGTGGACTATGTCGATTACCGGCTCCAGCATGCGAGGCTGACGAATCATGTGGAGACGGTGAATTTTGAGCAGACCAAGGATGTAGAGCTGAATCTCAAGGAGATTACACGGGGCGGAGCGGATGTGGTGATCGACTGCGTGGGACTGGATGCCAAGAAGACGGTTGTTGAGAAGGTGGAGACAGCCTTGATGCTGCAGGGCGGTTCGCTGGGGGCTTTCCGTATCGCCTCCGAGGTGGTCCGCAAGTTTGGCACCATTCAGTTAATCGGTGTCTATGGCCTGAATTACAATATGTTCCCGCTGGGTCATCTGTTCGAACGCAATATCACGCTGAAGATGGGACAGGCTCCCGTGATTCACTACATGCCTGAGCTCTACAAGATGATTAAGGAGAACAAGTTCGATCCCACAGATATTATCACCCACCGGCTGCCGATCAGCCGCGCAGAGCATGGCTACAAGGTGTTTCAGGATAAGGAAGAGGACTGTATCAAGGTAGTGCTTAAGCCGTAA
- a CDS encoding DMT family transporter, translating to MRTNKPPVPVPLLMVIGIVAISFSSIFIKWSSAPVSVQGMYRLLFTSLLMLPFARPYSGALFKLRRKDWLLLGVSGVMLALHFLLWMGSLNYTSVASSTMIMALEPLFIMLGAYILYKERNSVFAILGMAIAIFGVTFIGWGDIGLSAENLKGDMLSVGGTVAVAAHMLLGQKLVARMPSYLYSLIVFIAAAIVFAVYNLVTGTPFFDYPAREWGIFVLLAVVPTVFGHILFNWLLQYTSATTVSMNILGEPVGASILAFLLLGEQLSGLQWAGGVLVMAGLGVYLYAGRRKALKLRQSLPNAS from the coding sequence ATGCGTACCAATAAACCGCCCGTTCCCGTACCTCTCTTGATGGTAATCGGAATTGTGGCCATTTCTTTTTCTTCTATCTTCATTAAATGGTCCTCCGCGCCCGTATCGGTCCAAGGGATGTACCGGCTGCTGTTCACCTCGCTGCTGATGCTGCCGTTCGCCCGTCCCTATAGCGGCGCACTCTTTAAGCTGCGGCGGAAGGACTGGCTGCTGCTGGGAGTGTCCGGTGTCATGCTTGCCCTGCATTTTCTGCTGTGGATGGGATCGCTGAATTATACCTCGGTGGCCAGCTCAACAATGATTATGGCGCTGGAGCCGTTATTCATTATGCTCGGTGCGTACATACTGTATAAAGAGCGTAATTCGGTTTTTGCTATCCTGGGAATGGCGATTGCCATCTTTGGCGTTACTTTTATCGGCTGGGGAGACATTGGCTTGTCTGCTGAGAATCTGAAGGGCGACATGCTGTCGGTTGGCGGAACCGTAGCGGTAGCCGCACATATGCTGCTTGGACAAAAGCTGGTGGCGCGTATGCCGTCCTATCTGTACAGCCTGATTGTATTTATCGCTGCGGCCATCGTATTTGCCGTCTACAATCTCGTGACCGGCACACCGTTCTTCGATTATCCGGCCCGGGAATGGGGGATCTTCGTCCTGCTGGCGGTGGTGCCGACCGTCTTCGGCCATATCCTGTTCAACTGGCTGCTTCAATATACTTCGGCGACTACGGTCTCGATGAATATCCTGGGAGAGCCTGTCGGCGCGAGCATTCTGGCATTCCTGCTGCTGGGTGAGCAGCTTAGCGGTCTACAGTGGGCGGGCGGCGTACTGGTCATGGCCGGGCTGGGCGTCTATCTGTATGCCGGACGCAGGAAAGCGCTGAAGCTCCGGCAATCTCTGCCGAACGCTTCCTAG